The nucleotide sequence GGTGAAGCCATAGAAGTACCACTAATTGAATTGTAACCACCGTCTTTCCAGGTAGAATTTACAGCAACTCCTGGAGCAGCGTAATCTACCGGAGGATTTCCGTAGTTAGAAAAAGAAGCCCAGTTATCGTTAGAATCCATTGCAGAAATGGTAACGATATTTGCGCCATTAACACGAGCAGGAGAACTGGTATTAGCATCAGAACTTTCATTTCCTGCAGCAAGGGCAAATATAATTCCGTTTTCAGCAGCAGAAAGAATTGCATTATCTAAGGCATCAGAAGTTGGACCTCCAAGACTCATATTAGCAACATCTCCAGCGCTTCCATAAGCAGCAACATGGTCTACACCGGCAATTACACCAGAATAAGATCCGCTACCACGGCTATCTAGAACTTTTATTGGTATTACTGTAGCACCTGGAGCCACACCTATAACACCAATATTATTATTTAATGCAGCAATAGTTCCTGCCACGTGAGTTCCGTGTCCATTACCATCATCGGTAGACTTACCATCTCTTCCCGAAGTAAAAGCATTGAATCCTCTTGAAGCATCAACATTTAGATCTGGGTGGTCTGTATCAATTCCTGAATCAATTACCCAGGCTACATTAGAACCGGTATAAGAAGCAACACCGTTTACACGAGCAATTCCGTAAGGAGTTTCCTGGCCAGAATCTCCTCCGCTACCATCATCTCCATCGCCTGGATCACCATCACACGGCCCACCATTTGGAGTTCCACA is from Salegentibacter mishustinae and encodes:
- a CDS encoding S8 family peptidase, which translates into the protein MILNKFKPLAVTALVATFLFSCSQDEQRDQQIDEELVAPSSSNIIEGQYIVVFNKKVTGDATSKYPESYTKAQEAVANTTKKVLSEANIPDTELLAVYSKTINGVALKLNLDQVESLRKKKEIAFIEEDRIVQFAPPCGTPNGGPCDGDPGDGDDGSGGDSGQETPYGIARVNGVASYTGSNVAWVIDSGIDTDHPDLNVDASRGFNAFTSGRDGKSTDDGNGHGTHVAGTIAALNNNIGVIGVAPGATVIPIKVLDSRGSGSYSGVIAGVDHVAAYGSAGDVANMSLGGPTSDALDNAILSAAENGIIFALAAGNESSDANTSSPARVNGANIVTISAMDSNDNWASFSNYGNPPVDYAAPGVAVNSTWKDGGYNSISGTSMASPHAAGVLLLGPASTDGTVNGDPDGTADPIIVH